Below is a window of Sporomusaceae bacterium DNA.
TATTAGTCGATGTCGCCCCCCTGATCACGAAGCTTAAGGAAGAATACGGGCCGTCAGAATTCGTGACAGAGAGAGCCGAGGACAGTGTGATTGAGAGATTCGGCAACAGTGATTTGGTTGCCGAACAGGATATCGCTGTTATTCTCGATAAGCGGTTGGTCATACTGAAAGCATGTTCGCAAGATTTCCACGAAGAGCGTTTATTGCAATGGACTGAAAAGATGAGCACCTTTCTCGATCCCGATTTTCCGCACAAATGCGGAATCGGTGCGGTTGCCAATTCAGCGGTTGAGTATAACGCATCTTTTAAGCAGGCACTATTCTGTCTCGCCCATACGAACACGGCGAAAAGGACGGGATGCATCTATGAACGGGAGGTGCTTGTCCGTTATGCTTCCAGGGAAGCTTTGACCAACTCGACGAAGTTGGCCCTTGCCGGAGTAGCGAAGCGCTTCGGGGCGGCTGTTAAGGACAACCCCGAATTCAGGCGAACTATTGAGGCTTTGTTGGAAAATAACTTAGACATCAACGCGACCGCAGACAGGCTGCACGTTCACCGTAACACCCTTTTGTACAGGTTGAGCCGCTTTGAGGTCGTCACAGGACTTGATCCGCACCACAAGATAGATGATGTTATTCTCTGCCGGTTGCTATTGAATTCCTTGGAGAGTTAGCGGGGCGGGAAACTGAAAAGCGGTGACTAGCACGGCGTAAATGGGAGGGACAAGACTAATGGTAATAATGATCGAGGACGACGCCAGGGAATACATTTTCCTGAAAGTGAAGGATAAGAGCATAAATCTGAGTGCCGTCGAGCGCCCCGGCGGTGTTTGAAGCGGCGGCAAATGCGGGCAGAGTGCCCGCTTCCCGTCCGTGAGACTGGGCATGCCTAAAAGAAGCGAGACTTTCGAGCAAATGGAAGTCGACGGCATAAAGGTATATTACCGGGGTAGCATGGAGGACGTGTTTTCCAAAGTTATCGTTAAGGTTGAGAAGTTTTTATTTTTTAAGTACCTTGTTGTGACTGCCGAAAGGTGACGATGCGAGTGGTTGGTGAGAGAATGAGTGGTACGGCTAACCTGTTTACTGAAGAGTTTATGCATAGCCTTAAAAATTTCATCGCCAAGCGGATAGCAAACCCGCACGACGCAGAAGATGTGCTCCAGGAGATCTTTTGCCGGACCTGCAGGCATATTAATACCCTTAAGGAAGCAGGAAAAGCCCAAACCTGGGCATTTCAGATTGCCCGCAATACTATTAACGACTACTATCGTACCCGCAGGGTAGCCGAGCCGCTTGAAGAGACCTCTGATCGCGCAACGATCGAGCCTGAAGAGAATGGCAATAAGGAGATTGCAGGGTGCTTGCCGGCAATGGTCGGTCATCTTTCTGAAAAGGACCGGCTGGCTTTAGTGCTGACTGAGTATCTGGGTTTGACGCAGAAGGAAGCGGCAGAAATCCTGGGCTTGTCTCTGTCGGGCACAAAATCGCGCGTCCAGAGGGCCAAAAGAAAATTGAAGAAACTGCTTTCTGATTGCTGCAGCCTTGAATTTGACCGTAGTGGAAACATTGTGGATTACAAGCAGAAGGAAAAGACTAACCCTTTTTGCAATTTGTCGTGAAAATTTGCGTCCTTTTGGTGAAACCTCCGTCTTAATATATGGGCTCACTGATAAATGACGGGAGGAAACTACAATGGAACAAAAGACAAAGGGGTGTAGTTGTCAGAGTAACGATAAACCTGCACAAAGCGGGTGCTGCTCAGGCGCCGCCAGTGAAGCGAATTGTTGTTCCCCTGAAGGATGCGTCGAAAAGCGTCTGCTCATCGAATTCATGTTCATAGATCTAACGGTATGTGATCGCTGTCTGGGGGCCGACGTCAGCCTGGAAGAGGCCGTTGCCGAAATAGCAAACGTACTGAGGGCTACCGGATACGAAATCGATGTCCGCAAGATACTGGTGGAAAGCGAAGAGCAGGCCCTCGAACTTGGCTTCGTTAGTTCACCTACTATCCGTATTAACGGGCAGGACATTCAGCTCGAC
It encodes the following:
- a CDS encoding sugar diacid recognition domain-containing protein translates to MGMIIFHMLRISFMIIIRLQSCWRQLADKKKILSDYTCFLCVLHKEGSKCVMIISPELAQKIVDNAMCLVHRNVNIMNREGIIIATGHPHRMNTFHKGARDVIETGAVIEIFPGELALYPGALQGVNLPIVMDEQVVGVVGVFGHPDEVRDTGRLVKMITELILERDVIQRDIRSKLRLREQLIDMAVTNAAGEISPKLRRTASALGLDLSVPRAVVLVDVAPLITKLKEEYGPSEFVTERAEDSVIERFGNSDLVAEQDIAVILDKRLVILKACSQDFHEERLLQWTEKMSTFLDPDFPHKCGIGAVANSAVEYNASFKQALFCLAHTNTAKRTGCIYEREVLVRYASREALTNSTKLALAGVAKRFGAAVKDNPEFRRTIEALLENNLDINATADRLHVHRNTLLYRLSRFEVVTGLDPHHKIDDVILCRLLLNSLES
- the sigZ gene encoding RNA polymerase sigma factor SigZ, producing MSGTANLFTEEFMHSLKNFIAKRIANPHDAEDVLQEIFCRTCRHINTLKEAGKAQTWAFQIARNTINDYYRTRRVAEPLEETSDRATIEPEENGNKEIAGCLPAMVGHLSEKDRLALVLTEYLGLTQKEAAEILGLSLSGTKSRVQRAKRKLKKLLSDCCSLEFDRSGNIVDYKQKEKTNPFCNLS